One genomic window of Nakamurella panacisegetis includes the following:
- a CDS encoding ATP-grasp domain-containing protein has protein sequence MPTILLLTAEVLPHDDYETALVAEALTDLGVKSQIVPWDADGLSDIPADLAVIRSTWDYTGALPKFLDVLGRLPMVLSNPVEVVRWNSHKGYLVELAEAGAPVVPTRLFRAADFAAGDPVVLPSFDTPEIVIKPAVSAGGAGVGRFADGSAAALDHLTSTLRTADALVQPFQPGVSEGERSLIHLGGVFSHAVRKTPAEGDYRVQERFGGSNRPHQPSGAELAAAAAALSVVPGGSDVLSYARVDLVGPEDNPLIMELELIEPELFLRYADGSAERLAKALAAMV, from the coding sequence GTGCCCACGATCCTCTTGCTGACTGCCGAAGTTCTCCCCCACGACGACTACGAGACCGCGCTCGTCGCCGAGGCCCTGACCGACCTCGGGGTGAAGTCGCAGATCGTGCCGTGGGACGCCGACGGCCTCTCCGACATCCCGGCCGACCTCGCGGTCATCCGTTCGACCTGGGACTACACCGGTGCCCTGCCGAAGTTCCTGGACGTGCTGGGGCGGTTGCCGATGGTGTTGTCGAACCCGGTCGAGGTGGTCCGGTGGAACTCTCACAAGGGCTACCTGGTGGAGTTGGCCGAGGCCGGCGCCCCGGTCGTTCCCACCCGGTTGTTCCGCGCCGCCGACTTCGCCGCCGGCGACCCGGTGGTGCTGCCCTCCTTCGACACGCCGGAGATCGTCATCAAGCCGGCCGTGTCGGCCGGCGGCGCCGGGGTGGGACGGTTCGCCGACGGTTCGGCGGCGGCGCTGGATCATCTGACCTCCACCCTGCGGACCGCCGATGCTCTGGTCCAGCCGTTCCAGCCGGGTGTGTCCGAAGGTGAACGCTCACTGATCCACCTGGGTGGGGTGTTCTCGCACGCCGTGCGCAAGACGCCGGCCGAGGGCGACTACCGGGTGCAGGAGCGATTCGGCGGGTCCAACCGGCCGCATCAGCCCTCGGGGGCCGAACTGGCGGCGGCGGCCGCGGCCCTGTCCGTCGTCCCGGGCGGCTCCGACGTGCTCAGCTATGCCCGCGTCGATCTGGTCGGTCCCGAGGACAACCCGTTGATCATGGAACTGGAACTGATCGAGCCGGAGTTGTTCCTCCGCTACGCCGACGGCTCGGCGGAGCGGCTGGCCAAGGCACTCGCGGCCATGGTGTGA
- a CDS encoding inorganic phosphate transporter yields the protein MTEFIILVLVIGTALAFDFTNGFHDTGNAMATSIATGALKPKVAVALSGVLNLVGAFLSIQVAKTVAKVVHIQDSKGAPLPFFNAPGGHHLLITIVFAGLVGGIIWNLTTWLLGLPSSSSHALFGGLIGAAIAGLGFSSGVDWTLVITSIVIPAVLSPVVALVISSVGTWLVYRITARTPENAREKGFRWGQIGSASLVSLAHGTGDAQKTMGVIFLALVAHGSLSAKGDIPLWVKVACAVAIALGTYLGGWRVIRTLGKGLVEIESPQGMAAESASAVVILTSSHLGLALSTTHVATGSILGTGVGKKGARVRWNVAGRMAAGWLITLPVAAVVGAVCWYIADMLKGPADGLFGILLVFAILVAVATYIYARSRRAPVHAGNVNAEWDDGSPAAQPPAPVDARSSASV from the coding sequence ATGACAGAGTTCATCATCTTGGTGTTGGTCATCGGGACCGCACTCGCTTTCGACTTCACCAACGGCTTCCACGACACCGGCAACGCCATGGCCACCTCGATCGCCACCGGCGCCCTCAAGCCCAAGGTCGCGGTCGCCCTGTCCGGCGTGCTCAACCTGGTCGGCGCATTCCTGTCCATCCAGGTGGCCAAGACGGTCGCGAAGGTGGTGCACATCCAGGACTCCAAGGGCGCCCCGCTGCCGTTCTTCAACGCGCCGGGCGGGCACCACCTCCTGATCACCATCGTGTTCGCCGGGCTCGTCGGCGGCATCATCTGGAACCTCACCACCTGGCTGCTGGGCCTGCCGTCCAGCTCCTCGCACGCCCTGTTCGGCGGGCTCATCGGCGCGGCCATCGCCGGCCTCGGATTCTCCAGTGGCGTCGACTGGACGCTCGTGATCACCAGCATCGTGATCCCCGCCGTGCTGTCCCCGGTGGTCGCCCTGGTGATCTCGAGCGTGGGCACGTGGCTGGTCTACCGCATCACCGCCCGCACTCCGGAGAACGCTCGTGAGAAGGGCTTCCGCTGGGGCCAGATCGGTTCGGCGTCCCTGGTCTCCCTGGCCCACGGCACCGGTGACGCGCAGAAGACGATGGGCGTCATCTTCCTGGCCCTGGTGGCCCACGGGTCCCTCTCGGCCAAGGGCGACATCCCGTTGTGGGTCAAGGTGGCCTGCGCCGTGGCTATCGCCCTTGGCACCTACCTCGGCGGATGGCGCGTCATCCGGACTCTCGGCAAGGGTCTCGTCGAGATCGAGTCGCCGCAGGGTATGGCGGCCGAGTCGGCCTCTGCGGTCGTCATCCTCACCTCGTCCCACCTCGGCCTGGCCCTGTCCACCACCCATGTCGCCACCGGCTCGATCCTGGGCACCGGCGTCGGGAAGAAGGGAGCCCGGGTCCGCTGGAATGTCGCCGGCCGCATGGCTGCGGGCTGGCTGATCACCCTCCCGGTCGCGGCCGTCGTCGGCGCCGTCTGCTGGTACATCGCCGACATGCTCAAGGGTCCGGCGGATGGCCTGTTCGGCATCCTGCTGGTGTTCGCCATCCTCGTCGCCGTCGCGACCTACATCTACGCCAGGTCCCGCCGGGCCCCGGTGCACGCCGGCAACGTGAACGCGGAATGGGACGACGGTTCGCCGGCGGCCCAGCCCCCGGCCCCGGTCGACGCCCGCAGCTCCGCCTCGGTCTGA
- the ftsE gene encoding cell division ATP-binding protein FtsE: MIHLSHVSKSYKTSTRPALDDVSIDVDKGEFVFVIGPSGSGKSTFLRLVLREDVPTSGQIQVAGKDLGKLRRSKVPAHRRRLGCVFQDFRLLTNKTVEQNVGFALEVIGRPRAAIRKIVPEVLELVGLEGKARRLPHELSGGEQQRVAIARAFVNRPLLLLADEPTGNLDPDTSADIMLLLERINRTGTTVLMATHDNNIVDSMRRRVIELQLGKVVRDESRGVYGVGR; encoded by the coding sequence GTGATTCACCTGTCCCATGTGTCGAAGAGCTACAAAACCTCCACGCGTCCAGCACTGGACGACGTCTCCATCGACGTCGACAAAGGTGAATTCGTCTTCGTCATCGGGCCGTCCGGCTCGGGCAAGTCGACGTTCCTCCGGCTGGTGCTGCGGGAGGACGTCCCGACCAGCGGGCAGATCCAGGTGGCCGGCAAGGACCTGGGCAAACTCCGTCGTTCGAAGGTTCCGGCGCACCGCCGCCGCCTCGGCTGCGTGTTCCAGGACTTCCGGTTGCTCACCAACAAGACGGTCGAGCAGAACGTCGGCTTCGCCCTCGAGGTGATCGGCCGGCCCCGCGCGGCCATCCGCAAGATCGTGCCCGAGGTGCTGGAACTGGTCGGACTGGAGGGCAAGGCCCGGCGGCTTCCGCACGAGCTGTCCGGTGGTGAGCAGCAGCGGGTGGCCATTGCCCGCGCGTTCGTCAACCGGCCGCTGCTGTTGCTGGCCGACGAGCCGACCGGCAACCTCGACCCGGACACCAGCGCGGACATCATGCTGCTGCTGGAACGGATCAACCGCACCGGCACCACCGTCCTGATGGCCACCCACGACAACAACATCGTCGACTCGATGCGCCGCCGCGTCATCGAACTGCAGCTGGGCAAGGTGGTCCGGGACGAGTCCCGCGGCGTGTACGGGGTCGGCCGCTAA
- a CDS encoding magnesium transporter MgtE N-terminal domain-containing protein, with translation MAGTPRVFVAQLAGLPVFGPGGESIGKVKDIVAALRLDRRPPRVLGIVVELPTRRPIFVPMLRVTSLESHAVALSTGSVSLRRFEQRRTEVLVIGQLIDKKVRIATTASAATVIDAGMERTRTRDWIVNRLAVRERTGRLSRRSPVQLLNWTDVRGTDLTDLSDNTTLGTQQLLASFEGIRAADAATVLRDLPPARRYEVADALDDDRLADVIEELPEEDQKDLLAHLDEARAADILEAMDPDDAADLLAELPSGVQERLLELMEPEESEPVRRLLQYSFDTAGGLMTPEPIVLTPDATVAEALARVRSPDLTPALASMVFICRPPQATPTGRYLGAVHTQRLLREPPFDLVAGVIDKDMARMSADASLAEVTRFFAAYNLVCAPVVDDEEHLLGAVTVDDVLDHLLPDNWRELGLGDMPTRARTSPRMKEAGRA, from the coding sequence GTGGCAGGTACCCCGCGCGTCTTCGTCGCCCAGCTGGCCGGACTTCCCGTGTTCGGCCCCGGCGGCGAGTCCATCGGCAAGGTGAAGGATATCGTCGCTGCCCTCCGGCTCGACCGAAGGCCTCCGCGAGTGCTCGGCATCGTCGTGGAACTGCCCACCCGAAGGCCGATCTTCGTCCCGATGCTGCGGGTCACCTCGCTGGAATCGCACGCCGTCGCGCTGTCAACGGGGTCGGTCAGCCTGCGGCGCTTCGAGCAGCGCCGCACCGAAGTGCTGGTGATCGGTCAGCTGATCGACAAGAAGGTGCGGATCGCCACCACTGCGTCGGCGGCCACCGTCATCGACGCGGGGATGGAGCGCACCCGCACCCGCGACTGGATCGTCAACCGGCTGGCCGTCCGCGAGCGCACCGGGCGGCTGTCCCGCCGGTCGCCGGTCCAGCTGTTGAACTGGACCGACGTCCGCGGCACCGATCTCACCGACCTGTCGGACAACACCACCCTGGGGACCCAGCAGCTGCTGGCCTCGTTCGAGGGCATCCGCGCCGCCGACGCGGCGACCGTGCTGCGCGACCTGCCGCCGGCCCGACGGTACGAGGTGGCCGACGCGCTCGACGACGACCGGCTGGCCGACGTCATCGAGGAACTGCCGGAGGAGGACCAGAAGGATCTGCTGGCCCACCTGGACGAGGCCCGCGCGGCCGACATCCTGGAAGCGATGGACCCGGACGACGCGGCCGACCTGCTGGCCGAACTGCCCTCCGGCGTGCAGGAACGGCTGCTGGAGCTGATGGAGCCGGAGGAGTCGGAGCCGGTCCGGCGACTGCTGCAGTACTCGTTCGACACCGCCGGTGGTCTGATGACGCCGGAGCCGATCGTGCTCACCCCGGACGCCACGGTGGCCGAGGCCCTGGCCCGGGTCCGCTCCCCCGACCTGACCCCGGCGCTGGCTTCGATGGTGTTCATCTGCCGCCCGCCGCAGGCCACGCCGACCGGCCGCTATCTCGGCGCCGTGCACACCCAGCGATTGCTCCGCGAGCCACCGTTCGACCTGGTCGCGGGCGTGATCGACAAGGACATGGCCCGGATGTCGGCCGACGCCAGCCTGGCCGAGGTGACCCGGTTCTTCGCGGCCTACAACCTGGTCTGCGCGCCGGTGGTGGACGACGAGGAACATCTGCTCGGGGCGGTCACGGTCGATGACGTGCTGGACCATCTGCTGCCGGACAACTGGCGCGAGCTCGGCCTGGGTGACATGCCCACCCGTGCCCGCACGTCCCCGCGGATGAAGGAGGCGGGCCGTGCCTGA
- the ftsX gene encoding permease-like cell division protein FtsX translates to MRAGYVFGEVLTGLRRNITMTIAMILTTAISLTLLGGGLIVARLTQATQVLYGDKVEVIVYLSVAQSTNDPDCRDAVCQAIQTALKKNADVELSTYQTQADAFAQYKQRFAGQPEMLAIVQEKALPASFHVKLYDPQRFKVISQQFTGLPGVDSVNDQSDFLNRLFGLLNGVRNVTIIIALIQALAALLLISNMVQIAAYTRRTETSIMRLVGASRWRTQLPFMIEAVVAGVIGALLSVGLLVLAKVAFIDKLLGSVINSGVLAPLQNSDLVWVSPYLVIAGAGLAAVSAYVTLRLYVRI, encoded by the coding sequence ATGCGAGCCGGATATGTGTTCGGCGAGGTCCTGACCGGGCTTCGACGAAACATCACGATGACCATCGCGATGATCTTGACCACGGCGATCTCGCTGACGCTGCTCGGCGGCGGGCTGATCGTGGCCCGCCTGACCCAGGCGACCCAGGTGCTCTACGGCGACAAGGTCGAGGTGATCGTCTACCTGAGCGTGGCTCAGTCGACCAACGATCCGGACTGCCGGGACGCCGTCTGCCAGGCCATCCAGACCGCGCTGAAGAAGAACGCCGACGTCGAGCTGTCCACCTATCAGACCCAGGCCGACGCCTTCGCGCAGTACAAGCAGCGTTTCGCCGGCCAGCCCGAGATGCTGGCCATCGTGCAGGAGAAGGCGCTGCCGGCGTCCTTCCACGTGAAGCTCTACGACCCGCAGCGCTTCAAGGTGATCTCGCAGCAGTTCACCGGGCTGCCCGGGGTCGACTCGGTGAACGACCAGAGCGACTTCCTGAACCGGCTGTTCGGGCTGCTCAACGGGGTCCGCAACGTCACCATCATCATCGCGTTGATACAAGCCCTGGCCGCTCTGCTGCTGATATCGAACATGGTGCAGATCGCGGCCTACACCAGACGCACCGAGACCTCGATCATGCGGTTGGTCGGGGCCTCTCGATGGCGCACCCAACTGCCGTTCATGATCGAGGCCGTGGTGGCCGGAGTCATCGGTGCCCTCCTGTCGGTCGGGCTGCTGGTCCTGGCCAAGGTGGCTTTCATCGACAAGCTGCTCGGGTCGGTGATCAACTCCGGCGTTCTCGCCCCGCTGCAGAACTCCGACCTGGTCTGGGTGTCGCCGTACCTGGTCATCGCCGGGGCCGGTCTGGCCGCTGTCTCCGCCTACGTGACGTTGCGGCTGTACGTCCGGATCTAG
- a CDS encoding DUF1003 domain-containing protein, translating into MPEFRGRRLDQPRSNRRFNLDIDPEAFGRFSENLARFLGTGKFLFWQTLLVILWISLNLFAVSLRWDPYPFILLNLAFSTQAAYAAPLILLAQNRQDDRDRITVDEDRSRAAQTKADTEFLARELAALRIAIGEIATRDYLRGELERLRIDLDDTIAPKPKREKSAGKAKQATKEPSVDHRQSAPDASEPRP; encoded by the coding sequence GTGCCTGAGTTCCGCGGCCGGCGCCTTGACCAGCCGCGGAGCAACCGGCGGTTCAACCTGGACATCGACCCGGAGGCCTTCGGCCGGTTCTCGGAGAACCTGGCCCGATTCCTGGGTACCGGCAAGTTCCTGTTCTGGCAGACCCTGCTGGTGATCCTGTGGATCTCGCTGAACCTGTTCGCGGTCAGTCTCCGGTGGGACCCGTACCCGTTCATCCTGCTCAATCTGGCCTTCTCGACGCAGGCGGCCTACGCGGCGCCGTTGATCCTGCTGGCCCAGAACCGTCAGGACGACCGGGACCGGATCACCGTGGACGAGGACAGGTCACGCGCGGCGCAAACCAAGGCCGACACGGAGTTCCTGGCTCGGGAGCTGGCCGCCCTTCGGATCGCCATCGGCGAGATCGCCACCCGCGACTATCTGCGGGGTGAACTCGAGCGACTGCGTATCGACCTGGACGACACGATCGCGCCGAAACCGAAACGGGAGAAGTCGGCCGGCAAGGCCAAGCAGGCGACGAAGGAGCCCTCGGTCGATCACCGTCAATCGGCCCCCGATGCGAGCGAACCGCGGCCCTGA
- the smpB gene encoding SsrA-binding protein SmpB: protein MATDKKKADRASEARNLGRSLIASNRKARHDYAIIDTYEAGISLTGTEVKSLRAGRASLIDGFATVSDDEVWLRNVHIAEYAEGTWTNHAPRRARKLLLHRSEIDKLMQKLREGGVALIPLSMYFSGGKVKVEIALGRGKKEYDKRQTLAKRDSDRELAKYAGRRAKGMG from the coding sequence ATGGCAACAGACAAGAAGAAGGCCGATCGCGCCTCCGAGGCCCGGAACCTGGGCCGGTCATTGATCGCGTCGAACCGGAAAGCGCGTCACGACTACGCGATCATCGACACCTACGAGGCCGGCATCTCGCTGACCGGCACCGAGGTGAAGTCGCTGCGTGCCGGGCGGGCGTCGCTGATCGACGGGTTCGCCACCGTCTCCGACGACGAGGTGTGGCTCCGCAACGTGCACATCGCCGAATACGCCGAGGGCACCTGGACCAACCACGCCCCGCGCCGGGCCCGCAAACTGCTGCTGCACCGGTCCGAGATCGACAAACTGATGCAGAAGCTGCGCGAAGGCGGCGTCGCACTGATCCCGCTGTCGATGTACTTCTCCGGCGGCAAGGTCAAGGTCGAGATCGCCCTCGGACGCGGCAAGAAGGAATACGACAAGCGGCAGACGCTGGCCAAGCGGGACTCGGACCGCGAGCTGGCCAAGTACGCCGGCCGCCGGGCCAAGGGCATGGGCTGA
- a CDS encoding FKBP-type peptidyl-prolyl cis-trans isomerase, producing MRIRAVIAALPLLVLAACSSSSTAGSTSSGAVAGSSGAAASSAVATGSARSSAAPDLGPAVPAATAVAPAVAASELPTATGKFGEKPTLTFPKTPAVPSLQREVLSEGTGAVTKKGDYLVTHYLGQVWGGTKAFDNSYDRKPNTSTFQIGEGKVVPGWDVALVGVKIGSRVLLSLPPSDGYGSAGGANGAIKGTDTIVFVVDVVGVISPDAAGQTDAVPQPAVKGIPTVTGALGKEPKITVPKGLAEPKTNAVYVLAKGTGAKVVAGNVLAQLVVTDWTQSQTQSTWPKAGAKASASSSTGLQQITVDSSGALKGLIGVPLGSRVLVVVAASTNSSTGQTSSAAVAVLDIVAQA from the coding sequence ATGCGCATCCGGGCCGTCATCGCCGCCCTTCCGCTCCTTGTGCTCGCGGCGTGCAGTTCGAGCTCGACCGCCGGCTCCACCAGCTCGGGTGCGGTGGCCGGATCGTCCGGCGCGGCTGCCTCGTCGGCAGTGGCGACCGGTTCGGCCAGGTCCAGTGCCGCCCCCGACCTGGGCCCCGCGGTCCCGGCGGCCACCGCCGTCGCTCCGGCGGTGGCAGCCTCGGAGTTGCCGACCGCGACCGGCAAGTTCGGTGAGAAGCCGACGCTGACCTTCCCGAAGACCCCGGCCGTGCCGTCGCTCCAGCGGGAAGTTCTGAGTGAGGGCACCGGTGCTGTCACGAAGAAGGGTGACTACCTGGTCACCCACTATCTGGGTCAGGTCTGGGGTGGGACCAAGGCGTTCGACAACTCGTACGACCGCAAGCCGAACACCAGCACCTTCCAGATCGGCGAGGGCAAGGTCGTCCCGGGGTGGGACGTGGCGCTGGTCGGCGTCAAGATCGGCAGCCGGGTGCTGCTGAGCCTGCCGCCGTCGGACGGTTACGGCTCGGCCGGTGGGGCCAACGGCGCCATCAAGGGCACCGACACCATCGTGTTCGTGGTCGACGTCGTCGGCGTCATCTCCCCGGACGCCGCGGGCCAGACCGACGCCGTCCCGCAACCTGCGGTGAAGGGGATCCCGACCGTCACCGGTGCCTTGGGCAAGGAGCCGAAGATCACCGTCCCGAAGGGTCTGGCCGAGCCCAAGACCAACGCGGTCTACGTCCTGGCCAAGGGCACCGGCGCCAAGGTCGTCGCCGGGAACGTGCTGGCCCAGCTGGTCGTCACCGACTGGACACAGAGCCAGACCCAGTCCACGTGGCCCAAGGCCGGCGCCAAGGCCAGCGCCAGCTCGTCGACCGGGCTCCAGCAGATCACCGTCGACAGCAGCGGTGCGCTCAAGGGCCTCATCGGGGTGCCGCTCGGCAGCCGGGTGCTGGTCGTCGTGGCCGCATCGACCAATTCGTCGACCGGGCAGACCTCGTCCGCCGCGGTCGCCGTCCTGGACATCGTCGCCCAGGCCTGA